Proteins from a genomic interval of Drosophila melanogaster chromosome 2R:
- the CG4866 gene encoding uncharacterized protein: MVRKLKFHEQKLLKKVDFITWKVDNGGKENKILRRFHIQKREDYTKYNKLSREIRELAERIAKLDASEPFKTEATTMLLNKLHAMGVSNDQLTLETAAKISASHFCRRRLPVIMVKLRMSEHLKAATDLIEHGHVRVGPEMIKDPAFLVSRNLEDFVTWVDGSKIKEHVLRYNDMRDDFQM, from the exons atggttCGTAAACTCAAATTTCATGAGCAGAAGCTGCTTAAAAAGGTGGACTTCATCACCTGGAAAGTGGACAACGGCGGCAAGGAGAACAAAATCCTTAGGCGCTTTCACATTCAAAAAAGGGAGGACTACACCAA GTATAACAAGTTGTCCAGGGAGATACGGGAACTGGCAGAGAGGATAGCTAAGCTGGATGCTTCAGAACCTTTCAAGACGGAGGCCACCACCATGCTCCTAAACAAGCTGCACGCCATGGGAGTTTCCAATGATCAGCTTACTTTGGAAACGGCGGCCAAGATATCTGCCAGCCACTTTTGCCGACGTCGTCTACCCGTGATCATGGTGAAAC TTCGAATGTCGGAGCACCTGAAAGCGGCCACAGACCTCATAGAGCATGGTCATGTGCGTGTTGGTCCGGAAATGATTAAGGATCCTGCTTTTCTGGTCTCCAGAAACCTCGAGGACTTTGTCACCTGGGTGGATGGCTCCAAGATCAAGGAGCATGTACTCCGCTACAACGACATGCGTGACGATTTCCAAATGTAG